One genomic segment of Rhizobium viscosum includes these proteins:
- a CDS encoding glutathione peroxidase — MMTDLLDIPVKTVQGRETTLNEYRGQVLLIVNVASKCGLTVQYEGLEKLYADKRERGFVIAGFPANDFKGQEPGTDAEILDFCTSTFGVDFPMFSKISVKGPDKHPLYKNLTGSDVETTGEGPMRERLKGAGLASDDNEVLWNFEKFLVGRNGKVVARFAPDVTADDNRLVSAIDRELAKA, encoded by the coding sequence ATGATGACTGATCTTCTCGATATTCCGGTCAAGACCGTTCAGGGCCGCGAGACGACGCTCAACGAATATCGCGGCCAGGTGCTGCTCATCGTCAACGTCGCCTCCAAATGCGGCCTGACGGTGCAATATGAAGGGCTTGAAAAGCTCTATGCCGACAAGCGCGAGAGGGGCTTCGTCATCGCCGGCTTCCCGGCCAATGACTTCAAGGGCCAGGAGCCGGGCACGGACGCGGAAATCCTGGATTTCTGCACCAGCACCTTCGGCGTCGATTTCCCGATGTTCTCGAAGATTTCCGTCAAGGGACCGGACAAGCACCCGCTCTACAAGAATCTGACCGGCTCCGATGTGGAAACGACAGGCGAAGGACCGATGCGCGAACGGCTTAAGGGCGCCGGTCTCGCCTCCGACGACAACGAAGTGCTCTGGAACTTCGAGAAATTCCTCGTCGGCCGCAACGGCAAGGTCGTTGCCCGTTTCGCCCCTGACGTGACGGCGGACGATAACCGCCTCGTCTCGGCGATCGACCGCGAGCTTGCAAAAGCCTGA